Genomic DNA from Gimesia aquarii:
CCCACATTCAACCCCTGATCGGAATAATATTTTGCCAATCGCCCTAAGGTTGTCGTTTTTCCAGCCCCTAAAAAACCACCCACCATTATGAATTTGATTTGATGTGTCATATTTGACTCACTCACTAATGAAATTGATTTTGAATTACTAGAATTAATGTGCTCTAAACTCGCCGGTTGTAGTCTGCAATCGCACGATATACATAGTTTAGTTAAACATTCTTCAGTACAATACTATGGGGATCACGAATTCCGACTTCCGATCTAAAATCCAAAACCAGCCACCAATGCTTATGAACAGTTCATCACAAGAAAAACCTGCTATTTTAGGTGGAACACCATTGTTTCCCCAAGGTCCTCCAGAGTGGCCTCTACCAAATCGCGAGGTCAATCAAATTCTACAAGAGGCACAAAAATCGGGTGTGTGGGGCAAGTATCATGGCCCTTATTCAGAACAATTACAGCGAGAACTTGCCGCACTTCATCAGACTGAAGAAGTGGTTCTTTGCTCGAGTGGCACTGTTGCCATCGAACTTGCACTGCGTGGGCTTGGAATCGGAACAGGTGATGAAGTCATTCTCGCAGCCTATGACTTTGAAGGAAATTTCAAAAATATTTTGACAGTTGGCGCCACGCCGATGCTTGTTGATGTCAATCGCAGGAATAGTAACCTGGATATCAGCCTCCTAGAGCAAGCCGTGAGCAGCTCTACAAAATGCATTCTGGTATCTCACCTTCATGGAGGGCTGGTCCCGATGCAAGCTGTGAAGAAGCTCGCAAAAAAATGGGGAATCCCTGTCATTGAAGATGCCTGCCAATTACCTGGTGCGAACATTGAAGGACAAATTGCCGGAAGCTGGGGAGACATCGGAGTACTTAGCTTTGGTGGTAGTAAATTATTAACGGCAGGCCGTGGGGGTGCACTATTTACGTCTTCACCCCAAATTGCACAACGAGTCAGACTTTACTCATACCGTGGAAACGAAGCTTACCCATTGACAGAATTACAGGCAGGAATATTACTACCACAAATTAAATCGCTTCAGGAAGATAATCTAAAACGACATAAAAATGTGTTACATTTGCAGCAAAAACTGGAAGAAACATCGGGACTGGTCAGCTTTCAAAACGACGAAAGTACAAATGGAACCACTTCCTGCCCTGGCTACTACAAATTGGGTTTCCAATATCAACCGGAGCAGTTCGCAGGTATGTCCAGAGCTCAATTTTGCCAATCGATGCAGGCCGAAGGAATCGCCCTACACCCCGGATTCAGGGCATTACACACGATTCATAGCCAAAAACGATTTAAACAGTTTAATGAGTTACCAAGTGCCTCAGCATGCGATCGCAATCTCGTACTGTTGCATCATCCAATTTTATTAACGGATGAAAAAAATATGGAAATCATCGTAAGAGCAACGTCGAGAATTCAGAACCACGCAGATGAGATTGTTCGAAGCGAAACACTTCAAGATGAACACAAAAAAAGCAACGACTATTCAATTGAATAATCGTTGCTTTTACTTAAACTGACCCCAAGGGGATTTGAACCCCTGTTTTCGGGATGAAAACCCGATGTCCTGGGCCTAACTAGACGATGGGGCCGGTGAGATTAGTAATCTAAGGTTTCCATCGGATAAGTCAAGCGGATCGCATTAACAGAATCCACGTTCTCTGAAAAAACTTTTGAATACTTTACCCAAACTCGCTTGATGTTCAGAAATCAATGAAATAAAAAAAGCCGCCCTCAGGCGGCTTTAGTGGTATTCAAAGATGCACAAAGCAAAGTTATTGCACGACTTCAGAAGTCCCATTCTCTTTGGTAGAAACTTGATTCTGCTCGTTCTGAATTGCGTCATAGACTTCGCTACGATGAATGGGAACATCGCGAGGGGCTTCAATTCCCAAGCGGACCTTGTCACCGCGTATCTCAACAATCGTAATGACGATATTCTCATCAATCACGATTTTCTCATTTTTCTTGCGCGATAAAACTAACATGCCATTTTCTCTCTGAGGATGCATAATGCACCCTGCGTAAATCTAAATGTAGTGTTCTTTGGTAGGGAAAACACTACTGCAATTAATCGGTATTATCACCAATCAATCATATACGGCTAGATTTTACATGCCCACATTTATACCGTCAAGAGGCTGGCGCAGCACAACACTGCATACACACTCTCTTCCAGTGTAGGGAGAAGCAGCATATTTTAATATTCTAATTTCGATGAAATGCGTAAAGCATATTCTTAAAAGCACTTACAATAATATCTTCCAGCAAAAAACCAACAGTGCCATTCTTCACAAAAAACACTTAAATTTCGAATAAAATTTGAATTTAAGTGTTTTAAGTTATCAAGACCCCTACAAAATCGAGAGTCAGGACGACTTTCTGACAAGTGAGCAAGCGAACCTCAGGTCTTTGATTTATGACATCGTTACAAACAAACGAAGGTAAGATGCAGTTTCCCTCAGTGGAAACTGCATCTATACAATCTTGTTTTTGCTGAGTAAGATAAAGGGCTGATAGAAAGGTGATTAGACCATTTCTTTCAGTGCTTTAAGAGGCCGTACTTTAACGACATTTCGGGCAGGCTTTGCAGCAACCTGCATCATCTCGCCAGGCTTGAATGGATTGGGGCGTGTTGTCGCCTTGGTTGCTGGCTTTCGCTGAACTTGGATTTTCAGAAGACCTGGCATATTGAAGACACCTGGACCCCGTTTCCCAATATTCTTGGAAATCAAATCACTTAAGCTATCAAGAACACTTGTTACTTCTTTCTTGGTGAGTC
This window encodes:
- a CDS encoding DegT/DnrJ/EryC1/StrS family aminotransferase, translated to MNSSSQEKPAILGGTPLFPQGPPEWPLPNREVNQILQEAQKSGVWGKYHGPYSEQLQRELAALHQTEEVVLCSSGTVAIELALRGLGIGTGDEVILAAYDFEGNFKNILTVGATPMLVDVNRRNSNLDISLLEQAVSSSTKCILVSHLHGGLVPMQAVKKLAKKWGIPVIEDACQLPGANIEGQIAGSWGDIGVLSFGGSKLLTAGRGGALFTSSPQIAQRVRLYSYRGNEAYPLTELQAGILLPQIKSLQEDNLKRHKNVLHLQQKLEETSGLVSFQNDESTNGTTSCPGYYKLGFQYQPEQFAGMSRAQFCQSMQAEGIALHPGFRALHTIHSQKRFKQFNELPSASACDRNLVLLHHPILLTDEKNMEIIVRATSRIQNHADEIVRSETLQDEHKKSNDYSIE
- a CDS encoding HU family DNA-binding protein; the protein is MAAKATKDKPLTKTEILNALAESSGLTKKEVTSVLDSLSDLISKNIGKRGPGVFNMPGLLKIQVQRKPATKATTRPNPFKPGEMMQVAAKPARNVVKVRPLKALKEMV
- the csrA gene encoding carbon storage regulator CsrA; translated protein: MLVLSRKKNEKIVIDENIVITIVEIRGDKVRLGIEAPRDVPIHRSEVYDAIQNEQNQVSTKENGTSEVVQ